In Girardinichthys multiradiatus isolate DD_20200921_A chromosome 18, DD_fGirMul_XY1, whole genome shotgun sequence, a single window of DNA contains:
- the si:ch211-132b12.7 gene encoding CLOCK-interacting pacemaker isoform X2 — protein sequence MPNEQPCLRENGPCSPPSKNANDKSSSTTMLVIRDTKHADDSNRRDSSCSSEKDSGYSDGSDWQQTDVEDQKSNKRQLRVTEHAEAPHTGQPEVHDNRNTGNPTVVPTKLAQPPVYIMKQSAVTQKRSQLRVGNSLRISNPAVSPRMIIVEQPNVIAATRQLLNPLSWTSSVTEKKMNSTYLPILNSYPRIAPHPAKKPPDKSSSNQESHNLSKRMCTERRTEDTSVTRGLLEEYHHKQPKLRVSNSVPLSTSSSRNSPSSSTFPISSTNPRSPSSSSLHTASSDSLDGGSHRNITTSTRRCQFLNTVELLRRSGLLDITLRTKELLRQSNATEQDISQLRQHTELLCQAVSNPGHSLNGVTAWERLCQAMAESGSYPNLKLTQTSQNPSHLDPVSQPQSISSDA from the exons ATGCCGAATGAGCAGCCTTGCTTAAGGGAAAACGGTCCCTGTTCACCACCAAGCAAGAATGCTAATGATAAGAGCAGCAGCACAACCATGCTGGTAATACGTGACACTAAACATGCAGATGATTCCAACAGAAGGGACTCCAGCTGCAGCTCAGAAAAAGACTCTGGGTATTCTG ATGGTTCCGACTGGCAGCAGACAGATGTTGAGGACCAGAAGAGCAACAAACGTCAGCTGAGAGTGACAGAACATGCAGAGGCTCCACACACAGGCCAACCCGAAGTACATGATAACAGAAATACTGGGAATCCTACTGTGGTGCCTACCAAACTGGCCCAACCGCCCGTCTACATCATGAAG CAATCAGCCGTAACTCAGAAAAGAAGTCAGTTGCGCGTGGGAAACAGCCTGAGAATAAGCAACCCTGCTGTTTCTCCACGTATGATCATTGTTGAACAGCCAAACGTCATAGCAGCAACACGCCAGCTCCTCAACCCTTTGTCCTGGACTTCTAGTgtcacagaaaagaaaatgaacagtACCTACCTTCCCATTCTTAACTCATACCCTCGTATTGCACCCCACCCTGCCAAGAAGCCGCCTGACAAGTCTTCATCGAACCAGGAATCCCACAATCTGAGCAAGAGGATGTGCACTGAACGTAGGACTGAAGACACTTCAGTAACCAGAGGTCTGTTGGAGGAGTACCATCACAAACAACCAAAGCTGAGAGTCTCAAACTCTGTCCCCTTGAGTACCTCATCAAGTAGAAACAGTCCGTCCTCCTCCACCTTCCCGATTTCTTCCACAAACCCAAGATCTCCATCCAGCTCTAGTCTGCACACAGCATCTTCTGACTCTCTAGATGGAGGAAGTCATAGGAACATCACCACTAGTACTCGCCGTTGCCAATTCCTCAACACGGTGGAACTTCTCAGACGGTCAGGTCTATTGGACATTACGTTGCGCACGAAGGAGCTGCTTCGCCAGAGCAACGCCACTGAGCAGGACATTTCCCAGCTGCGTCAGCACACAGAGCTACTCTGCCAGGCTGTCAGCAACCCTGGCCACAGCCTGAATGGTGTCACAGCCTGGGAACGTCTGTGTCAGGCCATGGCAGAGTCTGGTAGCTATCCCAACCTCAAACTGACACAGACATCCCAGAACCCATCACATCTAGATCCAGTCAGTCAACCACAAAGTATTTCTTCAG
- the si:ch211-132b12.7 gene encoding CLOCK-interacting pacemaker isoform X1 has translation MPNEQPCLRENGPCSPPSKNANDKSSSTTMLVIRDTKHADDSNRRDSSCSSEKDSGYSDGSDWQQTDVEDQKSNKRQLRVTEHAEAPHTGQPEVHDNRNTGNPTVVPTKLAQPPVYIMKQSAVTQKRSQLRVGNSLRISNPAVSPRMIIVEQPNVIAATRQLLNPLSWTSSVTEKKMNSTYLPILNSYPRIAPHPAKKPPDKSSSNQESHNLSKRMCTERRTEDTSVTRGLLEEYHHKQPKLRVSNSVPLSTSSSRNSPSSSTFPISSTNPRSPSSSSLHTASSDSLDGGSHRNITTSTRRCQFLNTVELLRRSGLLDITLRTKELLRQSNATEQDISQLRQHTELLCQAVSNPGHSLNGVTAWERLCQAMAESGSYPNLKLTQTSQNPSHLDPVSQPQSISSGNKKIPQAAESSCLFTSSLEQSLVKQDRKRKTSEKSPNKLPFMSPDSSTG, from the exons ATGCCGAATGAGCAGCCTTGCTTAAGGGAAAACGGTCCCTGTTCACCACCAAGCAAGAATGCTAATGATAAGAGCAGCAGCACAACCATGCTGGTAATACGTGACACTAAACATGCAGATGATTCCAACAGAAGGGACTCCAGCTGCAGCTCAGAAAAAGACTCTGGGTATTCTG ATGGTTCCGACTGGCAGCAGACAGATGTTGAGGACCAGAAGAGCAACAAACGTCAGCTGAGAGTGACAGAACATGCAGAGGCTCCACACACAGGCCAACCCGAAGTACATGATAACAGAAATACTGGGAATCCTACTGTGGTGCCTACCAAACTGGCCCAACCGCCCGTCTACATCATGAAG CAATCAGCCGTAACTCAGAAAAGAAGTCAGTTGCGCGTGGGAAACAGCCTGAGAATAAGCAACCCTGCTGTTTCTCCACGTATGATCATTGTTGAACAGCCAAACGTCATAGCAGCAACACGCCAGCTCCTCAACCCTTTGTCCTGGACTTCTAGTgtcacagaaaagaaaatgaacagtACCTACCTTCCCATTCTTAACTCATACCCTCGTATTGCACCCCACCCTGCCAAGAAGCCGCCTGACAAGTCTTCATCGAACCAGGAATCCCACAATCTGAGCAAGAGGATGTGCACTGAACGTAGGACTGAAGACACTTCAGTAACCAGAGGTCTGTTGGAGGAGTACCATCACAAACAACCAAAGCTGAGAGTCTCAAACTCTGTCCCCTTGAGTACCTCATCAAGTAGAAACAGTCCGTCCTCCTCCACCTTCCCGATTTCTTCCACAAACCCAAGATCTCCATCCAGCTCTAGTCTGCACACAGCATCTTCTGACTCTCTAGATGGAGGAAGTCATAGGAACATCACCACTAGTACTCGCCGTTGCCAATTCCTCAACACGGTGGAACTTCTCAGACGGTCAGGTCTATTGGACATTACGTTGCGCACGAAGGAGCTGCTTCGCCAGAGCAACGCCACTGAGCAGGACATTTCCCAGCTGCGTCAGCACACAGAGCTACTCTGCCAGGCTGTCAGCAACCCTGGCCACAGCCTGAATGGTGTCACAGCCTGGGAACGTCTGTGTCAGGCCATGGCAGAGTCTGGTAGCTATCCCAACCTCAAACTGACACAGACATCCCAGAACCCATCACATCTAGATCCAGTCAGTCAACCACAAAGTATTTCTTCAGGTAACAAGAAAATACCACAAGCTGCTGAAAGCTCCTGCCTTTTTACCTCCAGTTTGGAGCAATCTCTGGTAAAGCA